The genomic region caatatttgaagaatTATGTACAAAATTATGATAAAATGTCTCATGactatatgtacaaactttaaaacaaattgtacaatcttttataaAACACCCATGAAAATATGTACAAACTTTGAATCATATTGTACAAACTTCATAtaataattttagttttatttttaaaaaataatttaaaaggcatttgttattactattaattattattaaaaatataaatactcaaattttaagcaaactttattattattatttttattattataatctatacttaaacttataattataattataactataactattattatattattatttattcaaATTTGAGttatctttacgggattaattacgttacatatttatgcgaaatacatgtctcattgtaaaaacaacgacaagtttcctaGTCGAATtcccgtggtttcacgggtcattaaactaaatgactttatcatttacattcatttaatacctaaaacatataattaaattattttgtttaaacaaactcgtTCTTCTACGGGTCATTTTACTAGTATATATATTGATTTCATTCCTtttgattattatatatatatatatatatatatatatatatatatatatatatatatatatatatatatatatatatatatatatatatatatacactaatataCTAATACCctaatatactaatactaatagaagTAAAAATTTtgacaatattaatattataaagtttTATAagagaaaacatattaattagccTTTCTAAATTATTACGTTTCTTTGTTGATACTCCGTATATAATAAAgaattttactaaactattaacaTTGTTTTATGTAATTATGCTATGTTAAGTTGATAAAAAATAAAAGTCTTAATTGTTGATGACTCAGGTATATAAAATTGAGACTTTCATATATTTGAAAAGTCATCACCTATAAAAATTTCTAGATCCGTAGATAAATATAATTTTTGGATCCGCCAATGATTTTATCGAATTTTTTTTCCCTCGATTAAAGTAATTCTTAAATCCGCCACTGGTTAGTTCTATGTTCATTAATATTGATATGAGTACGTAACATGTTTTCGATTAAAATTAGGCGGTGTTTGCATTATAGCTTATTTGTAGAATTATAATCAAATCATATTATGTTTAAGCTAATAAATCTTCACTTTGGTTTTATCAATTTCATTAAATTTATAAGCTTGCGATATTATACAACACGAATAATAAGTATTAGCGATTGCTACTCTTCATAAGTGGCCGCTTCATCAGTTTGACGTTAAAAATGCATTTCTTAACGGTCATTTAACTGAGACAGTCTTTATGGAGCAACCACTAGGGTTTCTTGATCCCTCACGTCCTTCTCATGTATGTCGGCTAAAGAAGGCTCTGTACGGTCCGAAACAGGCTCCTCGAGCATGGTTTCAACGACTTAGTACTTTTTTGCTTCGTCTTGGCTTTACTTGTAGTCGCGTGGATCCCTCATTATTTGTCTTAAAATGTGGTACGTGTCTTCTCTATCTTCTCGTTTATGTAGACGACTTGATACTTACTGGAAATGATGATACTTATATTCGAAAATTTATCTTGCGACTACATGACGAATTTGCCATCAAAGATCTTGGCTGTCTTAGTTACTTTTTGGGACTTGATGTTGTCTACACTGACTTTGACCTCTTTTTAAGCCAAACGAAGTATGCTTATGATGTGCTCACGAGCGCTAAATAGCTTGATATTAAACCCGTGGCAACTCCTTTAGCTACCATCGATTCCTTTTCGTCTAAGGGGAAACATTTTACTGACATTACTCATTATGGATCCCTTGTTGGTGCCTTGCAATATCTTACTATCAAGCTCCTTGACTTGTCATATGCTGTAAATCAAGTGAGCCAATTTCTACATGCTCCGACTATTGATCAATTTCAAGCTGTTAAGCATATTCTACGCTACGTCAAAGGTACTCTTTCTTATGGGCTAATTTTTTCGCATACATCATCACCAACTTTACTTGGATATTCGGACGTTGATTGGGCTCGTTGTATTGAGACAAGGCGTTCCACCTATGGTTATTCTATTTTCTTGGGTGGTAACCTTGTATCCTGGAGTGCGAAGAAACAACCTAATGTCTCTCGTTCTAGTTGTGAGTCTGAGTATCGGGCTCTCGCTAATACTGCTTTTGAAATAATTTGGATCACCCATTTGCTTCGTGAGCTATATGTTCTTCCACCTGCTCGCCCAACGATTCTTTGCGATAACAAGAGCGCTCTGTTTTTAAGTCAAAATCCAGTTTCTAACAAACGCTCGAAGCACATTGATATTGATTATCATTTCATCCGGGAACTTATCTCTTCCGGTCGCTTGTACCCAAAGCTTGTGCCTACTACACTTCAGCTAGCGGATATCTTTACTAAGAGTCTCCCACGTCCATTGTTTGAGATTTTTCGTGTCAAGCTTCATGTTGGTCCCCCACGTATTCGCTTGAGGgggtattagtgataataacaagatACTTGGAGGACAAGATATGTGATATACTTAGAGGACAAGATTAGCTTAAATAAGTCTAGATCTACTTTACATATTTGTATGGTGTCCATGTATAACTCTTataatttgtattatatatatatgatcaatgaTAAACCCTAAAGGGTGTAATTTATTCTAACCCTTACAATAAGCTTTGCAGTATTATTTATAAGCTAATAATACCCAACACCTTGTTTTCTTTCACATATATATATCTCAATCCAAACATCCACAACTACATATCTCACAACCACATTAACCAAAAGTAACACAAAATGGCTACTATAGTTTTGTATCCATCCCCATTAATGGGACACCTTATTTCAATGGTAGAACTCGGTAAACTCATCATTAAACACCATCCTTCCTACACTATTTCCATCCTCACCCTCACCAATTCCTTCAACACCGGTTCCACCACCACCTACATCCGTCACATCTCCGCCACGTTCCCCGCCATCACGTTCCACCACCTTCCCCACATCCCACTAGATCTTGACGCCTACCCGTCTTCAGATGCCATCGTTTTTGATTTAATCCAACGAAGCGTCCATAACGTTACAAAAGCCCTTAACACAATTTCTCCTTGTGCATTAATTATCGATCTTTTTTGCACTTCAGCTATGGCAGTAGCAGCATCAATAAACGTCCcggtttactatttcattacttcgGGCGCTGCTTCCGTCGTTAAGCTTCTTTACTTCCCAATTCTCGATCAAATATACGAAGGAAGTTTTAGAGACAAGGACAAACTTATTTATTCACCCGGCATGCCACCCATCCCATCACGTGACATGCCCGTGCCCGTTCTTGATAGAAACTCGACAGGTTATTTAAACTTTCTTGAACTTGCGCATTACTTGCCTAGATCGTCCGGGATTATAACAAACACGTTTGATTCGCTCGAACCAAAACAGATTAATGCAATTAGAGATGGATTGTGTGTTCAGGGTCAGCCTACACCACCACTTTATTGCATCGGGCCGCTTCTTTCGGACGGTGGTAATGATCATCATGAATGTTTAACTTGGCTAGATTCGCAACCGAACAAAAGTGTTGTGTACTTATGTTTTGGAAGTGAGTGCTTGTTTTCAGTTGATCAATTAAAAAATATTGCAAATGGGCTTGAAAGGAGTGGACATAGGTTTTTATGGGTTATAAGAAGCCCACCAACAACTACAAAATATGAGGAGTTTCTACTAAATTTATCACTTGATTTAACAACGTTATTGCCAGACGGGTTTTTATGTCGTACAAAGGATCGGGGTTTTGTGGTGAAGAACTGGGCCCCGCAAGTGAAAGTGCTGAGTCACGAGTCAATTGGTGGGTTTGTGACGCATTGTGGGTGGAACTCGGTATTGGAAGCGACACGTGCGGGTGTGCCAATGTTGGCGTGGCCGTTGTATGCTGAACAACGGATGAATAAGATTGTGATGGTTGAGGAAATGAAATTGGCTCTGCCGATTGATGAGTCGGACAATGGGACCGTAACGAGTGAGGAGTTCGAGAAGCGAGTTAGACAGTTGATGGAGTCGAATGAAGGGAGGATTGTTCGAGATGTTTTGAACGAAAGAAAGAAGGATGCTGCGAGAGCGATGAGCGATGTGTGCGGGTCTTCGCGTTTAGCTCTTGCTAAGTTGGTTGAGTCGTGGCAGCCAACGGTGCTACTTTGATACAATAAGTGAACAATATAATATAATCATTCTGAATCAATAATCTAAATGATCTAAAATGATCATATTTATCTTTTATCTGAATAAACAAAATAATATAATTATTCGAAAATTGCTCAGAATGCTATGTGAGAATTGTGCTTCAATTATAAATGATGTGAATATAATTGGTTTGTTATTCACATATTACTTATTACCGAGGTCGAAAAAGAAGCGAGACGGGGTCCATACAGCAAAGACCTTAAAACGTCGCAACAGAAAAAACGGGGTCGAGAAGAATGTTGGCCAACGTTGACTTATTATATATTTTTTCAAACCTTAATATTTCAAAATAAACATTGATATTTGCttttaatttgaaatatttatgtttgaaatgtttatTTTTGAAATTTATCTAGAAAATCAACGTTGATCAACATCCATCTCGACCGCCTCGGCCGTCATTTACCGTATCGACCATTGTTAAACGACGTTGACCGTCTTTTAAGCGTTAACCGTTTTTTAACCATTTCTAGTTCCGTTGCAATGTTAGCATGGTAAACTCGTTGTGACAACCGTCTCGAGCGTTCTTAATTTGTGTGTTTTCCTGGCGTAAACCAGCGCAAACTTTTCACATGGTGGCGTAATTTGCGCCAAGCCTAGCGTAAATTACGCCAGGGTTGTATCGGAAAAAATTTTGAAGGCCGAATTTTAAGGGATTTAGACTTAAGGGTCAAGTTAGTTGTTTCCTATATAAATAAAACCCCTAACCGAGATTTTTTTTCACCTTCTATTCCAGTTTTTTAGCTACAAACTAACATCAAAACACTCATTGTTTCAAGGATTAATGGCGTGTTCttcatcattcattcatcatcatcatgttcatcatcactaACATGCATGACTAGTTCTTTTACTTTACTTCTTCAGTGATTGTtgtataattttatataaatcaaGAGGGCAATTGGTATAATTTAAATTTGTTTGTGATTTTTTTATTCTTGTGACTCTTTTTGTGAATGGGACCCGTATTGAAGTTGATTATATAAATTATAGTCAATGAACTTTGATGTCATAGTCAAAGGAGGTATCATATTATATCTGGTGATAGCACGGGTTACTACTGAAATACGTTTAATTTTTTCAGAGTTTTTAACTAATGATACCACTGGCTAGTGTAATTTTTTTGTGTGACACCACTTGATAGTGTAATTTTTTTTGaacttttaactagtgacaccagtgaCTACGAAAATTAGATCTGCCACTGGTCATAGTAGCATCAAAACCTCCATTATTGAGGCGCGTTAGTTATCAACGACAAGATATCTGCAGTTTATGAACACTTAAACTAATTTTATAGCCTAAACTAAAAATCACATTCAGTTTCTACAGTTTTATTTACTTTTAATCTAATTTTATTTTGTATCTTATACTCTTAAAACAAATTCAAGATATCGTCATATCATACATCTTATCTTCATCATATTCCACTTATGTTGGATTGGGTTCTGTTGTTGTAGACATGGAGTCGTCTAGTTATTCTCCTCTTTGAATGATCCGTTACAAAAAGAGAAGAACACGACGCCCTTTCGTAAGGATATAATTATTTGTTTGTGACCACCATTGTTGGTGGTGTTTTGGCACAATAGAATGGAAACATAATAGGAATATTGATGTGGGgttaaataaatgatttttttatttCTCTCAAAATTACAAATAAAGTGAATGTGAATTTTGGGGCACAACCCCTGCTCTCTTCTTCTATCTATGCTAATAAAGCAAATGAAAAGAAGGCTACTATATCTCTCTAGCTTCCACATTTATGTATAGT from Rutidosis leptorrhynchoides isolate AG116_Rl617_1_P2 chromosome 9, CSIRO_AGI_Rlap_v1, whole genome shotgun sequence harbors:
- the LOC139869131 gene encoding UDP-glycosyltransferase 88B1-like, coding for MATIVLYPSPLMGHLISMVELGKLIIKHHPSYTISILTLTNSFNTGSTTTYIRHISATFPAITFHHLPHIPLDLDAYPSSDAIVFDLIQRSVHNVTKALNTISPCALIIDLFCTSAMAVAASINVPVYYFITSGAASVVKLLYFPILDQIYEGSFRDKDKLIYSPGMPPIPSRDMPVPVLDRNSTGYLNFLELAHYLPRSSGIITNTFDSLEPKQINAIRDGLCVQGQPTPPLYCIGPLLSDGGNDHHECLTWLDSQPNKSVVYLCFGSECLFSVDQLKNIANGLERSGHRFLWVIRSPPTTTKYEEFLLNLSLDLTTLLPDGFLCRTKDRGFVVKNWAPQVKVLSHESIGGFVTHCGWNSVLEATRAGVPMLAWPLYAEQRMNKIVMVEEMKLALPIDESDNGTVTSEEFEKRVRQLMESNEGRIVRDVLNERKKDAARAMSDVCGSSRLALAKLVESWQPTVLL